DNA from Frateuria edaphi:
TTGGCCTGAGCGTGGGTGTGGTGTATCCGGGCATGGACCACGGCGACAAGCATGCCGCCTACGCCGCCGACATCACCTACGGCACCAACAACGAATTCGGCTTCGACTACCTGCGCGACAACATGGCGTTGTCGAAGGAGCAGCGCTACCAGCGCGGACTCAACTACGCGATCGTCGACGAGGTCGACTCGATCCTGATCGACGAGGCGCGCACGCCGCTGATCATCTCCGGCCCGGCCGAGGACTCCCCGCAGCTCTATCTGGCGGTCAACCGCATCGTGCCGCAGATGAAGCGCCAGCCGACCGAAGATGGCGCTGGCGACTACTGGGTCGACGAGAAGCAGAAGCAGGTGCACCTGTCCGAAGAAGGCATGGCGCACGCCGAGGAACTGCTGCGCAAGGCCGGCGTGATCGATCCGGAGAGCGGACTGTATGACGCGCGCAACCTGGCGGTGGTGCACCACCTCAACGCCGCGCTGCGCGCCAACGCGATCTACCAGCGCGACGTCGATTACATCGTGCGCGACGGCGAAGTGATCATCGTGGACGAGTTCACCGGCCGCACCCTGGCTGGCCGGCGCTGGTCGGACGGCCTGCACCAGGCGGTCGAAGCGAAGGAGGGCGTGCCGATCCAGCGCGAGAATCAGACGCTGGCGACGGTGACCTTCCAGAACCTGTTCCGCATGTACAAGAAGCTGGCCGGCATGACCGGTACGGCCGATACCGAGGCGTACGAGTTCCAGACCATCTATGGCCTGGAGGTGGTGGTCATCCCCACCCACAAGCCGATGATCCGCAAGGACAACCTGGACATCGTGTTCCTCAGCCAGCAGGCCAAGTACCGCGCCGTGGTCGAGGACATCAAGGACTGCCACAAGCGTGGCCAGCCGGTGCTGGTCGGCACCACCTCGATCGAGGTGTCGGAGCTGTTGTCCGACATGCTGACCAAGGCCAAGGTCCCGCACGAAGTGCTCAACGCCAAGCAGCACGAGCGCGAGGCGCACATCGTGGCGCAGGCCGGCGCGCCCGGCTCGGTGACCATCGCCACCAACATGGCCGGCCGCGGTACCGACATCGTGCTCGGCGGCAGCCTGGAAGCCGCGCTCGCCGCTCTGCCGGAGGACGCCTCCGAGGTGGACCGCCAGCGCGTCAAGAGCGAATGGAAGAAGCGCCACGAGCAGGTGCTCGCCGCCGGCGGCCTGCACATCGTCGGCACCGAGCGGCACGAATCCCGCCGCATCGACAACCAGCTGCGTGGTCGCTCCGGTCGCCAGGGCGATCCGGGTTCGTCGCGCTTCTACCTGGCGCTGGAGGACAACTTGCTGCGCATCTTCGGCGGCGAGGGCCTGGTGCGCTGGATGAAGCGCTTCGGCATGAAGGAGGATGATCCGCTCGAGGAGCGCATGATCAGCCGCCAGATCGAGAAGGCGCAGCGCAAGGTCGAGCAGCACAACTTCGACATCCGCAAGCACCTGCTCGAGTTCGACGACGTCGCCAACGACCAGCGCAAGGTGATATACCGCCAGCGCGACGAATTGCTGGAGGGCGAGGACGTCTCGGCAACCATCGCGGATATCCGCGAAGACGTGGTCGAGTCGATCGTCAATGCCCACGTGCCGCCGGACAGCATCGACGAGCAGTGGGACATCGCCGGCCTCGAGCGTGCGCTGGACAGCGAGTTCGGCATCGCCACCGGCCTGAAGGCCTGGGTCGAGCAGCAGCACGAGCTGGAAGCCGCGCAGATCCGCGACCACGTACGCGAGGCGATGGACCAGGCCTTCAAGGCCAAGGAGGCGCAGATCGGCGCCGAGACCATGCGCCAGCTCGAGAAGCACATCATGCTGAGCGTGGTCGACAATGCCTGGAAGGAGCACCTGGCGAGCATGGACTACCTGCGCCAGGGCATCTACCTGCGCGGTTATGCGCAGCAGGATCCCAAGCAGGCGTTCAAGCGCGAGTCGTTCGAGCTGTTCGCCGAGATGCTCAACCGCATCAAGACCGAAGTCGTGCAGATGCTCGCGCGCGTGCGCATCCGCAGCGAGGAAGAAGTCATCGCGATGGAAGCCGAACAGCAGCGCCTGGCGGCGCGCCTGCAGCAGCAGATGCTCGCCAGCGGCGGTGGTGCCCCGGTCAACGCGCTGGGCAACGATGCTCCGCCCTCGGCCGCCGCGGGTACCGTGCACCACGAAGGCCCGAAGATCGGCCGCAATGATCCGTGCCCGTGCGGTTCGGGCAAGAAGTACAAGCACTGCCACGGCCAGCTGGCCTGATTACGCGATGCGTCCTCCCCCTTCGGGGAGAGGACCAAGATGGTGGCCGGGGCTCGCGATGAGCCACTACGGCGGGCCTTGATGACGCGTAGGTGAGGTCGTGGCAAGAACGTCCCCGCACCCCTAGCCCTCTCCCCCGAGGGAGGTGCAGAGTCAGTCCCCGCCGCCAGGCGGCCGCTTGCGATGCGGCTCCGCATTGACCGTGATGTACTGCGGTTCTTCCTGGTCCAGCCGCAGCGCAGTCAGCTGGCCGCCCCATACGCAGCCGGTGTCGATCGCGTACACGCCCAGGCCGGCGAAGCGGCCGAGCGCGGACCAGTGCCCGCAGACCATCCTGCCTTCGCGCCGGCGCATGCCCGGCACGGCGAACCACGGATACAGCCCGGGCTTCTGCGAACCCGGGATGCCCTTGGCCTCGAAGTCGATCCGTCCGTTGACGTCGCAGTAGCGCATGCGCGTCATGGTGTTGATCGACGCGCGGAAACGCTCGATCCCCTGCAGCCGGCTCGACCAGGCGGCCGGGCGGTTGCCGAACAGGTTGCGCAGCAATCGCGGGTGGCGCGGGCTGGACAGCTCGCGCTCCACTTCCTGCGCCGCGCGCAACGCCTGGCGCAGCGTCCACGACGGGGCCAACCCGGCGTGCACCATGCCCCATCCCGATACTTCGTCGTAGTGCATCAACTTCTGGTTGCGCAGCCACTCGAAAAGTACCGGCGCGTCGTCGGCGAACAGTACCTCCCGCAGCTCAGGATTGACCCGCGACTGCGCGTCCGGCTTGCGCTGTGCGATCGCCAGCAGGCTCAGGTCGTGGTTGCCCAGCGTGACCACCACGTTCTCGCGCAGGCCGTGAAGCATCCGCAGCACCTGCAGCGATTCGCCGCCCCGGTTGACCAAATCGCCGCAGAACCACAACTGGTCATCGGCAGGGTCGAACCGCAACTTGTCGAGCAGGCGCGACAGCTCCGGGTAACAGCCTTGCACGTCGCCGATTGCATATGTCGCCATCAGAACTCGTCCGTCCAGAACCGATCCATGGCAGGCGAACCCTCGGGTGTGCGTTCCATCAGTGCAGGGTGCGCGGTATGGACAGCGTGAACGGGGGAATCGGCGTCTCGAAGCGCGTGCCGTCGTCGGCGAGCATCTGGTAGCTGCCGCGCATCGTGCCGACGGCGGTGTCCAGCACGGCACCGGAACTGTACTGGTAGCGGTCGCCCGGCCGCATCCACGGCTGGTCGCCGACCACGCCCTCGCCGCGCACTTCTTCCACCTTGCCGTTGGCGTCGGTGATCACCCAGTGGCGGGTGAGCAGCCGCGCGGGCATGTCGCCGGCGTTGTGCAGCGTCACGGTGTAGGCGAACACGTAGCGGTTGTCGTGCGGCTTGGACTGGTCGGGGACGAAACGGGTTTCGACCTGCACGTCGATCGTGTAGGAAGCTTTGGGATTCATGCGCCGATTGTACGGCCTGCGCGCAAGCCTGCGCGTGTAGACGGCGCGTCAGGCGGGAAGCTTTGCCAGGCGCACGAAGTCGCCGGGCGCGAGAGTCTCGGCGCGCGCCTTCGGATCGACTCCCGCGCTGGCAATGGCATCGCTGTCGAGCAGGTTCTTCAACCCATTGGCGAGGGTCTTGCGCCGCTGCGCGAAGGCGGCCTTGACGATCGCGTGCACGCGATCGGGATCGGCGTCGTGGCGCTCGTGCGCGGCCAGCGGCACCAGCCGCACGACCGCCGAATCCACCTTCGGCGGCGGGCGGAACGCGCCCGGTGGCACCGTGAACAGCGGCTCGACCCAGCAAGCCAGCTGCAGCATCACCGACAGACGGCCATAGACCTTGCTGCCGGGCGCCGCCGCCATGCGATCGACCACTTCCTTCTGCAGCATGAAATGCATGTCCTGGATCGCGGCGGCGTGGTCGACGCAATGGAACAGGATCGGGCTGGAAATGTAGTAGGGAAGGTTGCCGGCCAGGCGTACCCGCGGCACGCCCAGACGCTGCGCCAGTGCGGTGAAGTCCACCTTGAGCACGTCGGCATGGACGATTTCCAGCATGCCCACGGTGTTTGCGCGCGCCTGAAGAGCGGGAATGAGGTCGGTGTCCAGTTCGATCGCGACGAGCTGGCCCGCGGCGGTCAGCAGCGGCAGCGTAAGCGCGCCTTCGCCCGGGCCGATCTCAACGACGCGATCGCCCGCCTTGGGCGCGATCGCGCCGACGATGCGCTCGATGTAGCGCTTTTCGTGCAGGAAGTGCTGGCCGAAGCTTTTCTTGGGGCGGGCGTTCATCGGAATTTCTCGCTTACCCCGGAGAGCCGGAGCGGCTGGCCAGCTCCACCGCCATCCGGGCGGCGGCGATCAGGCTGGACGGATCCGCGCGGCCGGTGCCGGCCAGGTCCAGCGCGGTGCCGTGATCGACCGAGGTGCGGATGAAAGGCAGGCCGAGGGTAATGTTGACGGTGCGATCGAAGGCTTCGCTCTTGAGTACGGGCAGCGCCTGGTCGTGGTACATCGCCAGCACGGCGTCGTAGCGTCCCCGCTGCGCCGGTACGAAGGCGGTATCCGCCGGCAACGGGCCAAGCAAGTGCATGCCCAGGTCGCGAAGCCGCGCCAGCGTGGGCTCGATCACGTCCAGCTCCTCGCGGCCGAGGTGACCGCCCTCGCCGGCATGCGGATTGAGACCGAGTACCGCGATGCGTGGAGCGGGAATGCCGAACCTGGCCTTGAGTTCGCCGTGCATGATGCGCAGCGTGCGCGCCAGCGTCTCGCCGGTGATCGCCGCGGGCACTGCGCCCAGCGGCAAATGCGTGGTGGCCAGCGCAACCCGTAGCTCAGGACTGGCCAGCATCATCACCACGTCCGCGCCGGCGCGATGGGCGAAGAACTCGGTATGACCGCTGAAGGGGATGCCGGCCTCGTTGATCGACGCCTTCTGCAACGGCGCCGTGACCACCGCCGCATAGCTGCCGGCCAGGCAGCCATCCGCGGCCTCCGCTAGCGTGGTCAGGACGTGGCGCGCATTGCGTGGATCGGGCTTGCCGGGGTGCTCCTCCACCACCAGCGGCACATGCTGGACGCGCAGGCTGCCCGGCACGTGCGCATGCAATTGGCCGTCGTCTTCATGCAGTTCCAGCGGTACGCCGCAACGCGCTGCAGCGCGGCGCAACAGGTCGCGGTCGGTGATGGCGACCAGTCCGGCCGCGAGCGGCGTCGATGCGAGCCGGACAAGCAGTTCGGGGCCGACGCCGGCCGGTTCCCCGGCGGTCAGCGCCAGTCGGGGCAGGCCGGCGTTCAAGGCACGACTCAGCTCTTGTCCCGCGCGTCGGGATCCTTGAGCTCCGGCACCAGGATGTTGACGTAGGCATCCGAGCGCAGCTGCCGCAGGAAATCCTCATAGGCCTGCTCGGCCTTGCGGTTGCCGATCGCCTGGCGCGCCTGGTTGCGCTCGCTCTCCTCGGTCACGTCGCTCTTGCGCGTGCCTTCCAGCTGCAGGATGTGCCAGCCGGCCTCGCTCTGGAATGGCTGGGAAACCTCGCCGTCCTTGAGCTGGGAGAGCTGCTGGGCGATCGTGCCGCCCCACTGGTCGCGCTGGAACCAGCCCATGTCGCCGCCGGCATTGGCGGTGGTCGGGTCCTTGGAGTTCTCCTTCGCCAGCTTGGCGAAGTCCTCATGCTTGTTGACGATGCGGTTGTACAGGTCCTGCGCCTTCTGCTGCGCCTGCTCGGGCGTCACCAGCTCGCTCGGGCGGATCAGGATCTGGCGGGCGTGGTACTCGGTGACCACCTGCCGGCTGGGCTCGCGCTGGTCGACCAGCTTGAGGATGTGGAAGCCGGTGGGGCCGCGCAGCGCCGCGCTGACCTGGCCAGGCTTCATGCCGGAGATGGTGTCGGCGAAAGCCGGCGGGATCTCGTCCATCTTGCGCCAGCCGAGGTCGCCGCCTTCGAGCGCGTCCTGAGCGTCGGAGTAGCGGATCGCCGCGGCGTTGAAGTCCATGCCGCCCTTGATCGCATCGAGCGCCTCCTGTGCCTTGGCCTGCGCCGCGGCGATGTCGTCCGCACTGCCGCCGGCCGGAATCGAGACCTGGATGTGCGCCAGATGCACTTCACCCGCCTTGTAGGTGGGGCTGTTGAGCAGGTTGTTGATTTCGCTGTCGGTGATGTTGACCGAATCGCGCACCACGCTCTCGTGCAGGCGCTGGACCATGAGCTGGTCGCCCAGCTGGGTGCGGAAGGCGGCAAAACCCTGCCCGCTCTGCTCGACCGCCTGCTGCAACTGCTCTGGCGTCAGGTGGTTCTGCTGGGCGACCGCGGCGACGGCCTGGTCGATGTCCGAATCCGACACGCGGATGCCCTGGTCGGCGGCCTTGGCCACCTGCAGTTTCATCAGCACCAGGCGGTCGAGCACCTGGCGCTTGAGCACGTCCTCCGGCGGGAGCTGGCCGGGGTTGCTGGCGTACTGCTGCTTGACCGAGCGCATGGCCTCATCCAGTTCGCTCTGCAGGATCACGCTGTCGTCGACCACCGCGATGATGCGGTCGAGCGGCTGCGTGCCCGAGGCCGAGGCGTCGCCCTGGCCCTGGGCCTGGGGCAGCAGCTGGGCCTGGACGGGCAGGACGGTGGCCGCGGCGAGCGCGAGGAGGAGCAGCGCGGTGGGTTGCTTCATCGGTCGGAACCTTCAATCGCCTGCGCGGCGATGGTTGAGGAGGCGGTGCCAGGGGGCCGGTCGTGCCGGTCGACAACCGTGGATCGCAACGGCAGCGGAAAGTTCGCGGCCAGGCCGTTACTGATAGCCAAGAATACCACGCCGCAGCACATCTTCCGTCTGGCCGTTGAAGGCGCCCAGGCCCTTGAAGACCAGCTCGAACATCAGCGCGTTGTTGCTGTTGCCGCGGTTGATGAGCGGGCCCTGGGTGATGACGTAGTGGCGCCCGACCATCCGTACCGCGACGCAACAACTGTCGTACTCCACCCCAGCCAGGGCCTCGACCGTGCGGTTGTCGCGCACCGAGTACACCCAGCGCCCGAGCAGGCGCCAGCGCTCGGAAATCGGGTAGATCGCCGAGGCGTCGTACTGCTCCACCAGGTTGCGGCGGAAGCGGTAGGAGAAGTTGAAGATACCGTCGGCACCGACGCGCCGTTGCAGCTCCAGCGTGCCCAGGTCGGTCTGGCGGGAGTTCGGGCTCCACTGGTAGGCGCTGTTGAGACGCCAGCGATCGTTCAACTGCACGCCCAGCTGGGCCACGTAGTCCGAACGCGTCCAGTCGGTCGGCGCGGCGGTGGTGATCGTGCTATTTGGCAACTGCACCCGCTGCGGCGCGAAGTAGTGGATCTGGCCAATGCTGGCCGACACCCGCTCGACGCCGTCGTCGTCCAGCAACCGGGTGGTCAGCGCCGCGGTGAGGTTGTTGGCGTTCATCTGGCGGTCGGCGCCGGAGAACTGGTTGGGCGAGAACAGCTGCCAGTAGTCGAACGACATCCGACGCGAGTCGAACACGGGCAGGTCGTCCTGGTTGCGGTAGGGCACGTAGAGGTAATACAGCCGTGGCTCCAGCGTCTGCCTGTAAGACGTGCCAAACAGCGAGGTCGGGCGTTCGAAAATCAAGCCGGTATCGAGGCTTGCGATCGGCAGCGCGCGGCTGGGTGTTCGGTCATCGAAGGGAGACACCAGGGTGCTGGGAAGGGGACCGTTGTAGCCGTAGTCGCGGTAATTGCCATCGAGCTGGTAAGCCGTGTAGCGGTAGGCAAGCTTCGGCCGCACGAACCATGCGGCACCGCGGAAATCGGCGGCGAGATACGGGTAGAGGTCGAGGCGGTCGCCCTCGATGCGCTCGTCCTTGCGGAACGCGGTCGCTTCAGTGTCGGCACCGAACTCGAGCCAGCGGTTGATCGGGATGTTCAGTCCAAGAGTCGCGGTCGGCCAGCGCTTGTACTGCAACACGGTGTCCGGAAGGTAAGGGTCGGCGTTCTGGTAGCTGGTGGCGCCGAAAGAGGCGTTCCACCAGTCGCCGTTGCCATGGAGGTAGCCGCTGGAGCTGAGAATGCCTACCGAGGTCGTGTACAGGTCGTTGCCGAAGTCGCGCAAATAGCTGCGGTCGGATACGCGGTTGATCGAGGTGCTGAAGTTCCACGGCCCGCCCAGGCGCGTGACGTTGGTGTAATTGAGCCACCAGCGGTCCGTGCCCTTGGTCGGTTCATCCTCAGAGCTATTGTCCCCGCGGTCGTTGGGGAGGTACTGGAAGTTGAGCTGTCCGCGCGTGTCCGGAACCAGGTAGCGGAACTCGCCGGCCAGCATCGCACCGCGTTGGGTATAAATGCGCGGCTCGATCGTGGCGTCGTAGTTCGGCGCCAGGTTCAGGTAGTAGGGGATGGCGAACATCGTCCCCGACCGGTTCGAACTGCCGAAGGTCGGGTACAGGAAGCCGCTCTTGCGCCGGTTGTCGACCGGAAAGGTGAAGTAGGGCAGGTACAGGAACGGCACATCGGCGAAGCGCATGGTCGCGCCGTGCGCCTTGCCCACGCCGGTGGACTTGTCGATCTCCAGGCTCTTTGCGCGCACTTCCCAGAGATGGTGGCCGACATCGCAGGTCGAATAGCTCACCAGGTTGTAGCGGCTGCGCTGGGCGTCGAGCAGTTCACCGCGCGCGGCGGTGCCATTGCCGCGCGACTGCAGCAGCTGGTAGCGCACGTTCTCGGCCACGCCGCGGTTGGCCTGGGTGTTGCCGCGCAGGCGGTCGGCGCTGAGCAGCTCACCGGCTTCCTGGTAGCGCACGTTGCCCTGCGCGTCGTAGTCGGTGGTGGTGTCGTTGTAGTCGATCCGGTCGCCACGCAGCAGCTGGTCGGCGCGCTCGATGCGCACGTTGCCCGAAAGCCGGTAAACCGCGCGGTTGGAGCTGTCCACGTGGGCGGCGTCGACGACCGTGTCGGAGGTCTCGCGCAGCGCGGCGTCGCGCGGGAGCGTTGGATCGTAGAACTCCAGCAGGGCGTTGGGCCGGCACAGCGCGAAGCTTTCCGGGCGCGCCGGACAGTGGAACGCACCCAGCGGGCAGCTCGATACCCCGGCGGCGCTGGCTGGCGCGGCGGGAGCCGCCGCCTCGGGTGCCGCGGTCTGGGCCTCGACCGGGCCGCCGAACAGGGCGAGGGCTGCGGCGACCGCCAGCAGGCGGCGTGGGGGCAAAGCGCGCGGGATCGTGTGGCTCAGCGTCACGGTGGGCTGTCGGCGTTCGTCAGGACGCGTAAAACTAGCAGAAAGGGTGCATGGCCGGCAGGAGCGCCCCGGGCCTGACGCCCCGTAGGGTGGGCTTCAGTCCACCGCTTTCCCCCGAGGAGGTTGGCTGGAAAACCCACCCGACGGGGCGCTGCACTCAGCTCATCAACGCCGCGACGTGCGCGGCGGCGCTGGTGGCCAGGGCGTCGAGGTCGTAGCCGCCCTCGAGGGTGGAAACGACGCGGCCGCCCGCGTGCAGACGGGCGATGTCCACCAGTTGCGCGGTCAGCCACGCATAGTCGTCGGCGTCCAGCTGCCACTGCGCGAGCGGGTCGGCGCGGTGGGCGTCGAAGCCGGCCGAGACCAGCAGCAGTTGCGGGCGGAAGGCGTCCAGCCGCGGCAGCAGCCGTTCCTCCCAGATTTCCCGGAAAGCCCGCGAGCCGGTCTGCGGCGGCAGGGGGACATTGAGCAGGTTGCCTACGCCGGTTTCATCCGCCCCGCCGGTTCCGGGGTAGAGCGGCGACTGGTGGCTGGAGACGAAGAGCACGCGCGGCTCGCGCGCGAAGATGTCCTGGGTGCCGTTGCCGTGGTGCACGTCGAAGTCGGCGATCGCCACGCGCTCCAGGCCATGTTCCGCCAACGCGTGCGCGGCGCCGACCGCGACGTTGTTGAACAGGCAGAAGCCCATCGCCTGGTCGGCCGTGGCGTGATGGCCGGGCGGGCGCACGGCGCAGAACGCTCGGCTGGCACGTTCGTTGAGCACGGCATCGACCGCGGTGGCGACGGCGCCGGCAGCGCGCAGCGCGGCTTCGGCCGAGGCGGGCGACATCAGCGTGTCTTCGTCCAGCCGCACGACGCCATCGACCGGCGCGCTGGCGAGGATGCGCGCCACGTACGCCGGATCGTGCACGCGCTCGAGCGCATCGATGCTGGCGCGTGGCGCCTCGATGCGGTCCAGCGTGGCAAAACGGTCGCGGTCGAGCGCCGCCAGGATGGCGTGCAGGCGCACGGGAGATTCGGGATGGCCAGGACCGGGGTCGTGCTGCAGGCAGGCAGGATGGGTATAGAGCCGCAGCATCGGGGTGGGTCAGCCGCGCGGGCGGCGCTCGTGCTGCCAGATCACCTCGCCGTGGCCGCCGGCACGCGCCAGCACGCGGCAGATCACGAACAGCAGGTCCGACAGCCGATTGAGGTAGCGCTGTGCCTGCGGCCGCACCGCTTCGACGCGCGCCAGCGAGATCACCTCGCGCTCGGCGCGGCGGCACACCGTGCGCGCCAGATGGCAACAGGCCGCCGCCATGCCGCCGCCGGGCAGGATGAACTCCTTCAGCGGCGGCAGCGGTTCGTTGAAGCCGTCCAGTACCGATTCCAGCCGCGTGATGTCGGCATCCTGGACCATGGCCATGCCGGGGATGCACAGCTCGCCGCCAAGGTCGAACAGCTCGTGCTGGACCTGGGTCAGCGCCTCGTGCACCTCGGCCGGCACGTCCGGGCAGGCGAGCACCATCCCGATCGTGCTGTTGAGTTCGTCCACTGTGCCGTAGGCGGCCACGCGGGCCGAGTCCTTCGGCACGCGTGAACCATCGCCCAGGCCGGTGCTGCCATCGTCGCCCGTGCGCGTGTAGATCTTCGACAGGCGGTTGCCCATCAGCGCGTCTGGCCTTCGTGCGCGAGAGCGCGGGTCAGCTGGGTCGCCAGCACGTGCACCGCCGCGCCGAGTCCGACGTACAGCGCGGTCACCTGCAGGAACGGCAGATACCAGTCGCCCATGTTCTGGAACCAGGCAGCCATGCTGCGCGGCGCCGGCACGCTGTCGCTCAGCCAGTAGAAGCTGCCGTTGGAAACCACGAAACAGACCGCCTCGCTGACCAGCAGCGCGGCAACGGCCAGACCCGCGGTGGAAAGCTTCAGGCCGGCCTGGCGGCGGGCCAGCCAGCTGCCACCCAGCCACAGCGCGCCGTAGGCGGCGACCAGGAACCAGTAGGCCGGCGAGACGCAGTAGTGGCTCCAGAAGTTCAGGCCCTGGCCGCTGATCACCAGGTAGTCGACCAGCACGGCCTCGGCCATCAGCAGCGGGAACGCCCAGCGCCCGGCGCCGCGCAGCCAGAAGCCGGCGAGGAAGAACACGCCCCAGGACGCGTCCGGGAACGCCTCGAAATGATGGGTGTGCACGGCGCCACGGGTAATGGCCATCACCAGGGCAAGTGCCAGGAAGATGCCGAGGCGCTGGTTTCGCGTCATAGCCATGAGGTGCTCCGTAAGCAGGCGGCGTGAAGGGAGAAGGTAGACGGCTAGTTTAGCCGAAGCCCGTCCGGCTCATGCGACGCCTGCGTGTTCGGCCGTATCATCCGCCGCATGACCGTTCCCCCTTCCCCACGCGGGCCCGTGCTGATCGTCGGCGGCGGCCTGGTCGGCGCCAGCCTGGCGATCGCGCTGGACGTGGCCGGCGTCGACACGATGCTGGTCGAGGCTGCCGCGCCGCGCACCGATGCGCAGCCCAGCTACGACGAGCGCAACCTGGCGCTGGCCCGCGCCACCGTCAACGGGCTGGAGGCGATCGGCGTGTGGACCCACGCGCGCGAGGGCGCCACCGCGATCGAGCGCATCCACGTCAGCCGTGCCGGCGAATTCGGCAGCGTGCGGCTGCAGGCGCGCGAGGCCGGCGTGGATGCACTGGGCTGGACCTTGCCCGCGCGCGAACTGGGCGCGGCCTTGCTGCGCCGCCTGGACGAATGCACCCGCCTGCAGCGGCTGGCGCCCGCGACCCTGGAGTCAATCGAGCCGTTCGCAGAAGGCTGGCGCGCGCAGGTGCGTACCGCCGAAGGCGTGCGCCAAATCGACACGCCGCTGCTGGTCGGCGCCGACGGCACCGGTTCCTTCGTGCGCGGGCGACTGGGCATCGGCGCTGAAACTTTCGATTACGGGCAGACGCTGTTCGTGTGCACCGTCACCCCCGAACGCGAGCACGGCCATCGCGCGTACGAGCGCTTCAGCGACGAGGGTCCGGTCGCCCTGTTGCCGCTGGCCGGCCGTCGTTGCGGCCTGGTGCTCACGGTGCCGGGGTCGCAGGCCGAGGCGGTGGCGGCGATGGACGATGCGCAGTACCTCGCTCTGGCCCAGCGTCGCTTCGG
Protein-coding regions in this window:
- a CDS encoding LPS-assembly protein LptD, with product MTLSHTIPRALPPRRLLAVAAALALFGGPVEAQTAAPEAAAPAAPASAAGVSSCPLGAFHCPARPESFALCRPNALLEFYDPTLPRDAALRETSDTVVDAAHVDSSNRAVYRLSGNVRIERADQLLRGDRIDYNDTTTDYDAQGNVRYQEAGELLSADRLRGNTQANRGVAENVRYQLLQSRGNGTAARGELLDAQRSRYNLVSYSTCDVGHHLWEVRAKSLEIDKSTGVGKAHGATMRFADVPFLYLPYFTFPVDNRRKSGFLYPTFGSSNRSGTMFAIPYYLNLAPNYDATIEPRIYTQRGAMLAGEFRYLVPDTRGQLNFQYLPNDRGDNSSEDEPTKGTDRWWLNYTNVTRLGGPWNFSTSINRVSDRSYLRDFGNDLYTTSVGILSSSGYLHGNGDWWNASFGATSYQNADPYLPDTVLQYKRWPTATLGLNIPINRWLEFGADTEATAFRKDERIEGDRLDLYPYLAADFRGAAWFVRPKLAYRYTAYQLDGNYRDYGYNGPLPSTLVSPFDDRTPSRALPIASLDTGLIFERPTSLFGTSYRQTLEPRLYYLYVPYRNQDDLPVFDSRRMSFDYWQLFSPNQFSGADRQMNANNLTAALTTRLLDDDGVERVSASIGQIHYFAPQRVQLPNSTITTAAPTDWTRSDYVAQLGVQLNDRWRLNSAYQWSPNSRQTDLGTLELQRRVGADGIFNFSYRFRRNLVEQYDASAIYPISERWRLLGRWVYSVRDNRTVEALAGVEYDSCCVAVRMVGRHYVITQGPLINRGNSNNALMFELVFKGLGAFNGQTEDVLRRGILGYQ
- the ubiH gene encoding 2-octaprenyl-6-methoxyphenyl hydroxylase, whose translation is MTVPPSPRGPVLIVGGGLVGASLAIALDVAGVDTMLVEAAAPRTDAQPSYDERNLALARATVNGLEAIGVWTHAREGATAIERIHVSRAGEFGSVRLQAREAGVDALGWTLPARELGAALLRRLDECTRLQRLAPATLESIEPFAEGWRAQVRTAEGVRQIDTPLLVGADGTGSFVRGRLGIGAETFDYGQTLFVCTVTPEREHGHRAYERFSDEGPVALLPLAGRRCGLVLTVPGSQAEAVAAMDDAQYLALAQRRFGWRLGRLARPGKRFPYAIQRVAANRLIAPRAVLVGNAAQTVHPIGAQGFNLGLRDALTLAELVAAAADPGGERLLATYAARRAPDREGTMAMSHGLVQLACLPQPWLAPLRSLALLACDRVPPLKHAVLRRGMGFRGQPPRAVLERAP
- a CDS encoding histone deacetylase family protein is translated as MRLYTHPACLQHDPGPGHPESPVRLHAILAALDRDRFATLDRIEAPRASIDALERVHDPAYVARILASAPVDGVVRLDEDTLMSPASAEAALRAAGAVATAVDAVLNERASRAFCAVRPPGHHATADQAMGFCLFNNVAVGAAHALAEHGLERVAIADFDVHHGNGTQDIFAREPRVLFVSSHQSPLYPGTGGADETGVGNLLNVPLPPQTGSRAFREIWEERLLPRLDAFRPQLLLVSAGFDAHRADPLAQWQLDADDYAWLTAQLVDIARLHAGGRVVSTLEGGYDLDALATSAAAHVAALMS
- a CDS encoding cob(I)yrinic acid a,c-diamide adenosyltransferase, translating into MGNRLSKIYTRTGDDGSTGLGDGSRVPKDSARVAAYGTVDELNSTIGMVLACPDVPAEVHEALTQVQHELFDLGGELCIPGMAMVQDADITRLESVLDGFNEPLPPLKEFILPGGGMAAACCHLARTVCRRAEREVISLARVEAVRPQAQRYLNRLSDLLFVICRVLARAGGHGEVIWQHERRPRG